A window of the Planococcus citri chromosome 4, ihPlaCitr1.1, whole genome shotgun sequence genome harbors these coding sequences:
- the LOC135843215 gene encoding uncharacterized protein LOC135843215 gives MQFHWYFCSLFVFLKVLIFVYCEREPLCVYGPDAVELNRRFVREHNDLRRKHGAPLLHVNLDLAEDSTDWSLDLAEENMLKRSKSDGVYGENLYWSSDLPDKFNVNEISPVQSWYSQSTKYNGNFKIETRDFTQMIWASTSEVGCGACSGSGGTYVICRYAPAGNIRGKFKQNVLPPVPPDILDPKGTSGTPKGVTPTGSSGTPNPNEDSSILTPLLYALSIAIVVFALSTVVILLFITCYYSQRFFQIK, from the exons ATGCAATTTCATTGGTATTTTTGTTCGCTATTCGTGTTTTTGAAGGTTTTAATTTTCGTGTACTg TGAACGTGAACCTTTGTGTGTTTATGGCCCAGATGCTGTAGAATTGAACAGGAGATTTGTTAGAGAACATAATGATTTGAGAAGAAAACATGGTGCACCTCTATTACACGTAAATCTCGAT TTGGCCGAAGACTCAACGGATTGGTCTCTCGATTTAGCAGAAGAAAATATGCTGAAACGTAGCAAATCAGATGGCGTTTATGGAGAAAACTTGTATTGGTCTTCTGACTTACCCGATAAGTTTAATGTGAATGAGATATCCCCAGTTCAATCATGGTACAGCCAAAGCACCAAATacaatggaaatttcaaaattgaaacaa GAGACTTCACCCAGATGATATGGGCATCTACTAGTGAAGTAGGCTGTGGGGCTTGTTCAGGTTCTGGAGGAACTTATGTCATCTGTAGGTACGCTCCTGCTGGTAATATTAGAGGGAAATTCAAACAGAATGTGCTCCCGCCAGTCCCACCAGATATACTGGACCCAAAAGGTACGAGTGGTACACCGAAGGGTGTAACTCCTACAGGAAGTTCTGGAACTCCAAATCCTAATGAAGATTCGAGTATTTTAACACCTTTGCTGTATGCATTGTCCATAGCTATAGTGGTATTTGCTTTATCAACGGTggttattttattattcataaCTTGTTACTATAGTCAACGtttctttcaaataaaatag